In the genome of Magnolia sinica isolate HGM2019 chromosome 2, MsV1, whole genome shotgun sequence, one region contains:
- the LOC131236855 gene encoding eukaryotic initiation factor 4A-3 produces the protein MAAAATATTSVVLRNRNGPGRTAPADDDSTVFETSPGVEAITSFDQMGIRDDLLRGIYAYGFEKPSAIQQRAVMPIINGRDVIAQAQSGTGKTSMIALTVCQMIDTASREVQVLILSPTRELASQTEKVILAIGDYINVQAHACIGGKSIGEDIRKLEYGVHVVSGTPGRVCDMIKRRTLRTRAIKLLVLDESDEMLSRGFKDQIYDVYRYLPPELQVVLISATLPHEILEITNKFMTDPVRILVKRDELTLEGIKQFFVAVEKEEWKFDTLCDLYDTLTITQAVIFCNTKRKVDWLTEKMRSYNFTVSSMHGDMPQKERDAIMGEFRSGTTRVLITTDVWARGLDVQQVSLVINYDLPNNRELYIHRIGRSGRFGRKGVAINFVRSDDIRILRDIEQYYSTQIDEMPMNVADLI, from the exons ATGGCAGCAGCTGCGACAGCAACTACTTCGGTGGTCCTGCGGAACAGGAACGGGCCAGGTAGGACCGCTCCGGCAGACGATGACAGCACGGTGTTCGAGACGAGCCCCGGCGTGGAGGCCATCACAAGCTTCGACCAGATGGGCATCCGAGACGATCTCCTGCGCGGTATCTATGCCTACGGCTTCGAGAAGCCCTCCGCCATCCAGCAGAGGGCCGTCATGCCCATCATCAATGGCCGTGATGTCATCGCCCAGGCCCAGTCCGGTACCGGCAAGACCTCCATGATTGCCCTCACCGTCTGCCAGATGATCGATACTGCCTCCCGAGA GGTACAGGTATTGATTTTGTCACCTACAAGAGAGCTTGCTTCACAGACTGAGAAAGTGATACTGGCTATTGGTGATTACATAAATGTACAAGCCCATGCATGCATTGGTGGCAAGAGTATTGGGGAGGATATAAGGAAGCTTGAATATGGAGTTCATGTGGTTTCTGGAACGCCAGGCAGAGTCTGTGACATGATCAAGAGAAGGACATTACGCACTAGGGCAATCAAATTATTAGTCCTT GATGAATCTGATGAGATGTTGAGCCGAGGATTCAAGGATCAGATATACGATGTTTACAGATATCTTCCACCAGAGCTTCAG GTTGTATTGATATCTGCAACTCTGCCTCATGAAATTTTGGAGATAACAAACAAGTTTATGACAGATCCTGTTAGAATACTTGTGAAGCGTGATGAGTTGACCTTGGAG GGCATCAAACAGTTCTTTGTTGCTGTTGAAAAAGAGGAGTGGAAGTTCGATACTCTGTGCGATCTCTATGATACTCTTACCATCACCCAAGCTGTTATCTTCTGCAACACGAAGAGAAAG GTGGATTGGTTAACCGAAAAGATGCGTAGCTACAACTTCACAGTCTCTTCAATGCATGGGGACATGCCTCAGAAGGAGCGAGATGCAATAATGGGAGAGTTCAGATCAGGAACAACCCGTGTTCTGATCACAACAGATGTTTGGGCCCGAGGTCTTGATGTTCAGCAG GTTTCTCTGGTCATCAATTATGATCTTCCAAATAATCGAGAGCTTTACATTCACCGGATAGGCCGCTCTGGTCGTTTTGGGCGTAAG GGTGTGGCGATAAACTTTGTCCGCAGTGATGACATCAGGATTTTGAGAGACATAGAGCAGTATTACAGTACACAAATCGACGAAATGCCAATGAACGTGGCCGATCTTATCTGA